A window of Arcobacter acticola genomic DNA:
ATTAATGAAAGAATCATACTAATAACTAAAGCAGCAATTAAAATAATCAAAGCAACCCAAATAATAGAAGATGTATGTTCAATAGTAATTTGAACTGCTTGTATAGGTTGAGCACTAAGTGCAATTCCTAGTTTTTTATTATTGAAGTCAAGTACATCAATATATGTATAAAAATACTTATCTGAGATATAGTAATCTTTTGCAAATAATTCTTTAAAATCTAAACTCTTCGTATCTTCTAAGAAATCTTTATTTATAAATTTTTGAGAAATAGTATAATTATTTAGTTTTAAAGTTTCATCAATTGCTTCAACGGCAACTGAATTATCCATTAATAATAAAAAAGCATCCCCATGTTTATCAAATTCTTTTGCAACTGAATTTACACCTTGCATAAATTCTAATGAACCTAGATGATTATTTTGATTATCAAAAATAGGTACTACTGATCTTATGCTAAGTCCAGCTTTACCTACTTCAAATGTATTTACAGCTTCTTTTGTACTATTTACTTTTACAACACTATCTCTAAATGCACTTAAATCATCGCCAAACTTATCTGTTTTCCAAGATCTTAAAAAAGAGTGTGAATTTTTTGTATGAATATGAACTTCAACATTACTAAATGGTGTTGATTTTTTCATATTTTCAGACAAAGTTGCCAAAGCATTTATAGCTAACTGTCTATTATTTGAAGATAGTGCTTCTTTTATTGAAGAATCATTTGAAATTGAAACTGCATTTGAAATACCAACATCTAGTTTTGCATTAATATTCAAAGTAGAAATTCGTTTTAATTCAGTCTTAACATCTGAATAAACCTCTTGCGTAAGTTTATTTTTGTAGTTATTTAAAATAAAATAACCGATTATCAACATAACAACTGCTACTAAGACTGTAACCGTTGTAAATTTCCTTGAGATACTCATACTTTTCATTATTTCCCCCAATAATTTAAATATATCACTTATTATATCTACTTATTAATAAAAGATTATTATTTTTGATATTTGATTTATATATCTTATAAATCTTCTTTATTAAATATTATTTTAAAACATGCACCATAGTAAGTAGAATTATTACATTCAAATTTTTTATTAAAAACACTTATCTTGGCATGATATTTATCTCTTAAAATTTTATTTACTATAGATAAACCTAATCCCGTACCAAGAGATTGTTGTTTCGTTGTAAAGTAAGGCTCAAATATTCTATCCATAATCTCATCAGCTATTCCTCCTGCACTATCTTTTATAGTTATCTGTAAAGTATCTTTTATTAGTTTTGTTGTAATAACTATAAATCTATTTTCTTCTTCGATATTTGTTATTAAAGCATCTTTCGCATTATTCAAAAGATTTATAAAAGATTGTACTAATTCATTTTTAATAGCATGTATAGTTATATCTCCTTCATAATTAACAATTAAATTAATATAATTGTTTTTTAAAGAAGCTTCTGTGAGATTTATAGCAAAATCAAGTGCATCTGTAATACTTGTAAGCTCTTCAGTTTTATCATTTTTAATAAAATTTCTAAAATCATCTATAGTTTTTGATAAATATTGTGCACTATTATTAATACTGTTCATACTATCAACTAATACTTTATCAGTCAATACTCCAAACTCTTTTTGAAATAAAACTCCTGTGGATGCTGTTGAGATTATACTTAAAGGTTGTCTCCATTGATGTGCAATATTTCCTATCATCTCACCCATAGAAACCAATTTAGATTGCTCTTCAATAAATTTAACATCTGATATATTTTTTGTAACAATTAAAAGTCTTTTTTTATCTGGTAATAAACTAACAGACATATTTACATAAATTATATTATTATTTTTAGTTAAACATCTTTTTTCAAAATTAGTAATAAATCCTTTTTCTAGTAATCTTTCTAAACCTTCTATTGATTTTTCTTTATCTTCTGGAATAGTTAATTCTATACAAGATTTTTCTAATAATTCTTCTTTTGTAAACCCTAACATTTCACAATAAGACTCATTACAATTTAAGAAATTTGATTCTAAATCTATAATTGCAATTCCATCTTTTGAAAAGTTAAAAATGGTTTCAAATTCTTCTTTTTGTTCTAATATTTTATCTTGGTATTTTTTAATCTCAGATATATCCCTTGAAATACCAAGCACACCATATATGCTTCCATCATTTAACATTACTTTTGTTTTAATTGTGTGAGAATATTCTGTATGACCATCTTTTGCAAAAGTCAATTCTTCATAATTTGAAAGGGGTACATCACTATGCATAGCTTTTATATCATGTTTTCTAAAAAAATCTGCAAGTTTTTCATCTACAAAATCTTTATCAAATTTCCCAATTATTTCACTTTGTTTTGCACCATATAAATCTTCAAACCTTTTATTACATGTCAAATATTTACCATCAGCATCTTTTATCCATAAAGCATCTAGCAATGAGCTAACAATAGTAGATAGTTTTGTTTTTTCTAGTTCTAATTGCTCATATTGTAATTTCATTTTTTCTTCAACAATAAATTTATTAGTTATATCCATAGCATAACCAATGGTTCCAAGAAGTTTTTTTTCTTTATTATAAACAGGTGCTTTAAAAGTCTCAAACCATTTTATTTGATCTTTATCTAAAATCTTTTCTTTTACAAGTTTTGCTTTCCCACTTTTTAAAACCAATTTATCATCATGTACATATTTTTTTGCTAATTTTTCATCTGACCAAACATCAAAATCATTTTTACCAATGGTTAAAGAAGGCTCATTTATAGTTGTTGCATTGGCAAAAGATTGATTTACAGCTAAAAAATTACTATTTTTATCTTTTAACCAAACTAACATAGGAAGATTATCTATTAGTGTTTGATAATAAATAAGATCTTTTTCTTTTTCAATTAAAATCTCTTTTTCTAAAGTACAATCAGAAATATATCCAATAAAATGACTTACTTCACCTTTATTATAAATAATCCTTATGTCCATTTTAATCCATTTGTAAATACCCTTATTGTTCCTTATTCGATAAGGTTCAGGCGTAAATTCAAGTTTTTTTTCAGATACATTATTTTTTATTTCAGAAATAATTTTTTTTAAATCGTCAGGGTGAATTAAATCAGAATAAATAGTTTTTCTATTTATAAAGTTTTCTTGACTAAATCCTAAAATTTTTGAGATATTTTTTGAGATTGCATGGATAGTATAGTTTTCATCATTTTTCCAAATAACAGCAGACACAGTTAATGTGTTAAAAAATTCATTTTCAATTAATTCTAAGCTTGCGGTTAATAATTTAATATTTGTCATAATAAAACCCTAGAACACTTTTATATTCTTATTTTATCTTTTTACAAATAATTTTACAAATGAAATAATTAATTTTCTTTAATTATTTCATTTTTTCTTTTGAATAATTTTTAATTTATCCCATAGGATAAAGAATATCTTTTTGAATCTCTTCTATTTTTTTCATTAATTCATCGTCAATTTTAAATTTAAATGCTGCTAATGATTCATCTAATTGCTCAACTTTTCTAGCTCCAATTATTGTAGAAGCCACAAAATCAAAATGTTTTGAATAAGCAACAGCTAGAGTTACTGGTGAAATTCCATACTCTTTGGCTAATTCAAGATATTTTATAGTTGCTGCTTTTGTTTTATCATTTACAAATCTTGTAGCTTGTGCTTGAACTCTTGGATTTTCATGTTTCATATAAGCGCTAAATCTTGCATCATCTGGATAAAAAGCATTATTGTATTTTCCAGATAAAACACCTCCACCTATTGGAGAATATGGTAAAAGTGAAATTTTTTCATTTTTACATACTGTAGATAATTCATCTAAAAATCTTGGATTTAAAAGTGAAAAGTTATTTTGAATTGATTCAAATCTTGTGATGTTTCTGTTTTTTGAAGTTTCATTTGCTTTTGTAAGACCATAAGCTGTGTCGTTTGATGTTCCTATATATCTTACTTTCCCTTCACGAACTAGCTCATCAAAAGCTTTAAGTGACTCTTCAATAGGCACTATAGTATCAGGCCAATGCATTTGATAAAGGTCAATATAATCAGTATCAAGTCTTTTTAAACTTCCTTCAACTGCTCTTTTTATATGAAAAGAATCAATTGCAGTAAGACCATGCCTTGTTGGTGGAACAAACCAACCTGATGCTGCTCCACTTACTTTAGTTGCAAGTATTATAGAATCTCTTGCTTTTGTTTTTAACCATTCACCAACTATTATTTCAGTAGTTCCTTCATATGATTTTTTGGGAGGAACAGGATAAAGCTCAGCTGTATCATAAAAATTTATTCCATTTTCATAAGCTTTATCGAGTATTTTAAATGCTTCTTGTCTTGATGAGCTTGAACCAAAAGTCATAGTTCCCATACAAATAGATGAAACTCTTAATCCACTTTTTCCTATATATCTAAAATCCATAATATTTCCTTCAAATTTTTAATAAAAAATATTATAACGATTTAAAAAAAACAGATGGATTAAATTTTACTCCATTATACAAATTTCTTTTTTATTCATATGAATAATTGTTTGTCTAGCAACTAAAACTATAATTACACTTGTAATAACCATTAAAATATAAGATAATATTGCATAAAAACCTTTATGTGTTAATTCATACATTAAAACAGTTGCAAGTGTAATAGCAGCCATTGGGAAAGTAAATGCCCACCAAGATATAAAAAACTTAATGTTTATAAAATTTTTATACATCACAAATACTAAAATAGTAAAAAATAGCCCTAAATTAAATAAAATCTGTGCAAAAAAATCCAAGTTTCCAGTTAATTTAACATAAGAAATAAATCCAATAGCAGGAGGTGCTATAAGTATAAAAAGTGTTGGCATAAATTTTGGTGCAAATTGATTGTGAAAAATAATTCTATTTAAAATAATAGAAAATAAAATAATCCAAAAGAAAATACCAATTGAAAAATAAAAATATAAAACCGAATCATCAATAAAACCTTTTCCAGCAATAGGAACAATTAAGTTTCCGACAATTGGTATGAACCAAGCAGGATTTGAGTGTTGCATTTCAAGGTTATTATTTATCCAAAATTTAATAGTATAAAAAGTGAAAAAAATATGAAAAACCGCACCAACAATAAAAAATATTTGAGCTAAAGGGTCAATTGTATTTCTATAAATCATTGATAAAATAAGTATTGATATAGAAGAAGCTGCAAAAAAATTAATTCTAATTGGATGAGAAAACTCTTTTTTTACTTCATTTTTGTGTTTCATAATCTTTAATAAATAAAAATACAAAATTATAAAAAATATAATTGTAGTACAAATCATCATAACTAAGTAAATAATAGAAGGAAGAAATAAAGCTTCACTTACTTTTTTATATACTAAAGTTAAACCTGCTAATCCCATAACAATGGCAAACATCATTATGGGAAAGAACTGTAATCTATCTGAGGGGATTGATTTTATCATCTCTTCTTGTTGCATTATTAAATCCTATTAAGAATAATTTATTATAATTAGAAAAAAAATTCAAAGGCAAGTTTTGGCAAAAATCAAAAAATCAACAATAGACTTAAGTAAAGAAAATCTAACTTTTGAAGAGAGAAATCAAACTATAAAACTACTAAATTTTAAAACTGATACTATGAGTTTGGACATTGCAATCTTTGAAAAAGATAAATTTATCAAAAATAGTACTATGGTCTTTGCTCATTTACCAAAAAAACTAAAAGCTAAGCTAAATCCAACTTGCAAATAAGGTTTTTTCTAAATATTTTTATAATTATAACTTATAAAAATTAAAATTTGTTTATATTTTAATAAGTAAAAGTTATAATTTCTCAATAATTTACAATATATATAAATAACTCATAAAAATGTCAATAAATTGTAAATAAAACACTTGTAAAAAAGTTTACACTTAAAAAGTATAATTGACAATTATAATTATTTTAAAAATTTATAAACTTCAATTTAGAGGAATTAAAATGAAACTATATGCTCCTTGGGAAAAAGCTTTCAAAAAAGTATCAACTCCATTTGAAGAGTTTTTACATGCACAAACTACAACAGGTTTAATATTAATTGTGATGACAATTATTGCATTGATATTAGCAAATACATCTTTATATGAGACATATTCACACTTTTTTCATATGAATATTGATTTTAATGTTGGTTCATGGGCTCTTTCACATTCACTACATCATTGGATAAATGATGGTCTTATGGCAATATTTTTCTTTCTTATTGGACTTGAAATAAAAAGAGAAATAACAGCAGGTGAACTTTCTAATTTAAAAGTTGCAATATTACCTATTTTAGCAGCAATTGGTGGAATGGTATTTCCAGCACTTATTTATACAAGTTTAAATTATGAAACAGTTGGAAGTGCTGGTTGGGGAATCCCAATGGCAACAGATATTGCCTTTGCAATTAGTGCTTTAGTGTTATTAGGGAAAAGAGTACCAACCGCCTTAGTTACATTTTTAGTTGCCCTTGCTATTGTAGATGATTTAGGTGCAGTGATTGTAATCGCACTATTTTATACAGATACAATTAATATGATGGCTTTAAGTTTAGCTGGATTAATGTTTGTACTTATGCTTGCATTTAACAGGTTTGGTATTCATATGCTTTTACCTTATTTTATTGTTGGCTTATTAATGTGGTTTTTTATGCTTGAATCTGGCGTTCATGCTACAATTGCTGGAGTTTTAGCAGCACTTGCAATTCCTTCAACTCCAAAAAGAGTTCCATCGACTTTAACAAAAGAAGCTAAAGTTCTACTAGATGAGTACGATAAATATCCAGTTGATGAGAACTATCAAATAAATGAAGAACAAAAAAGAATATTAACTAATATTAGAAATAAAATAAATGAGGTAGAAACTCCAGCAGCAAGACTAGAACACAATTTACATCTACCTGTTGCACTTATTATCATCCCAATTTTTGCATTGGCAAATGCAGGTATAAAAATAGATTTTAGTTCTATTAGTACAACAATTGTAGAACCTGTATCATTAGGAATTATATTAGGTTTAATCTTTGGAAAAGTGATTGGTATTTTTGGAGTTTCTTATGTGGCTGTGAAATTAAAAATTGCTCAACTACCAAAAGACAGCACTTTAAGTCAAGTATTTGGAGTAGCATTTTTAGGTGGAATTGGATTTACTATGTCTATATTTGTAGCTGATCTTGCATTTATAAATAATCCCGAATTAATTTTACAAGCAAAAATTGGAATCCTAAGTGCTTCTTTATTTTCAGCTTTATTTGGGTATCTTTGGCTAAGAACAATAAGTAAAAAATAAAGGTATTTAATGAATAAAAATGTTCTTTTAATTGAAGATAATCTTGAGTTACAAAATTTAATTAGTAGTTTTTTAAAATCTTATGATTATGATTGTGTTGTTTTTTCTAAGCCTTTAGAAGCACTAAAAGATTTTGAAGAAAATCACCATCTATACTCTATTGTAATTTTGGATTTAGGACTTCCAGGGATGGATGGTTTTGATTTATTCAAAAAATTAAAAGAGATAAAAAATATACCAATCATCATCTCAACAGCAAGAGATGATATAGGAAATAAAATTCATGGTTTTGAACTAGGTGCTGATGATTACTTAGCAAAACCTTATGAGCCAAGGGAATTAGTTCTTAGAATTGATGCTACACTAAAAAGATATATAAATGATGACAAAATCAAAATAAATGATTTAACTATTGATTTAGATAAAAAAAGAGTTTCTTTAGAAAATCAAGAAATTGAATTTACAAAAATAGAATCGGAAATCTTTTTTATGTTTATAGAAAATATGAATAAAGTAGTCTCAAGAGAAGATATAGTTAATCAAACTTCCCTAAAAAAGGATACAAAAAATAGAACTATTGATATGCATGTAAGTAATATTCGGTTTAAAATAAATGATGATTCTAAAGAGGCTAAATATATAAAATCTGTTTGGGGAATAGGATATAAATTTACAAATGACAATTAAACAAAGACTTTATATATCTTTTTCTTTAATCCTATTTATATTAATGTTTATAATAGGTGTGTTTTTTTATACCCTATTTAATTTAAATGAAGTTCATAATTCTCAAAAACACAGATATGACCAAATAAGAAGAGTTGAAAAATTAAAAGAGTACAACAACTCTTTTTCCTGGATTGCACTTGATATTATCACTGATTATGAAAAAATGAATATTGTAAAAAAAAGATTGGAAAAAGCAAATGAGCTTTTTCTAAATCTAAAGTCTCAAAAAACTGACACTATAAATAATTCAGAATCAATAAAAGAAAAAGAGAATTTAGAGTTAATATTTCTAGAATTTGAAAATATAGAAAAATTAATCAAACAAGAACTTTATGAGCTTGTTTTAAAAAAAGAAGAAAAAAACTTCAATTTATTTAATAAAAAGTATGAGCAAATAAGTACTCTTATTCAAAAACTTTTGATTGAAGAGATAGATTATTTACAAGATGAGTTAAATAAAACAGAAAAAAACACAGAAGATTTCATCGAAACTATAAAACTAGAATTAGTAATTTTACTTCTTGTTGCAATTATCATCTCATTTATAATTTCAGGAAAAATCATTAAAGAGATTAAAGACAAACTATATAAACTAAATGTAGGTGTGCTACAACTTTTTAAAGATGATGAGAATAGTATTAAAGTAGATATTGGAGAAAATAACGAGCTAAGTGAAATAACAAACAATCTAAACTCATATCTTGAAAAACAACATGAAATTATTCATTCAAGAGAAGAGCTTTTAAGAAATATTAGCCACGAACTAAAAACTCCCATTGCAAAAGGTAAGTTTTTACTTGAAAATCTAAAAAGTAAAAATGCAAGTAGTGAAATTTCAAGTATAAATCGAGTATTTTCGGATATTGAAGAGCTAACAAGTAAACTATTACAAAGGGAAAAACTAAATTTTGCTACATTAAAATCTTCTGAATTTAAAGTAAGTAGTTTGATTTTGGAAGCCTTATCAAAACTATCTATTGATGATGAATCAAAAATAAAACTAGAGATAAAAAATGATTTTTATATTCTTGCAGATAAATATTATTTAACAATTGCTTTAAAAAATTTAATTGATAATGCCTTGAAATATGCCGAAGATTTTCCCATTGAAATTGAAGCAAAAAACAATAGATTAAATGTAAAAAATATTGCTCAGAAATTGTCAAATGACCTTATTTATTATATAAAACCATTTACTAGAGACACAAATCAACAATCAGGTCATGGATTAGGATTAAATATTGTAAATAAAATTATTCAAAAGCATAATTTTAAATTGGAATATGATTATAAAAACTCTCAAAATATCTTTTCAATAATTTTTAAAAACATCTAAAAACGTCAAGAAAGTGTAAATAATTTGCACATTTTAAAATTGACACTAATTCTATATAATTATTTATATCGATAGTTGAAATCAATTAAAAGGAATTATAATGGAAGTAGTTAGAAATTTAGTAATCTTAGTGGCAGTTTCTTTTACTGTTATTGGTTTTATAAGCGCAAGTTTTTAATTCCAAATTTTCTTTCTCACTATGAAAAATAGTGAGTAGAATAACTTAAAAATTTAGTAATATTCTTTGTGTAATACCTTCTTTATCGAAAATCTAATATAATACGGAAATTTTAAAAATATAAATAAGGTAAATAATGGGAAGAGCAAATACTTCAAGTGTAGATACAACAAAAGGCGAAAAACTAGCAAAAAGAATGACTCAACAAACTAACACAGTAAAAGCATCTTTTTCTCCTGAAGAAGCAGCAAAACAACAACAAATAATAAATGCTAGAAAAGCTGCAAATGTTGAAGCAAAAAAAGAAAAAAGAAAAAAGAACGCAAAACTAGCTAAAGCTGCAAAGAAAAAGAATAAAAAGTAATAAATGAATTGGTTAGCACACGTTTTCTTATCTGAGCAAAAAATAGATTTCCAAATTGGAAATTTTCTTGCTGATCCACTTAAAGGTAAAACTTGGGAAGATGCAAGTATAGATATGAAAAATGGAATGGCTACACATAAAATAATTGATTCATATACAGATTCACATGAAATAGTCAGTTGCAGTAAAAGAAGGTTAAGAGAAAAAGGTTTATTAAAACCAGTTATTATTGATTTAACTTATGATTATTTTTTGACAAAAAACTGGGATGAATTTTGTAAAACTTCAATAAATGAATTTTCAAAAGTTTTTTATCATCAAGCAAACAAAAGAACACCCTATTTCCCAAATCATGTAAATATTCCTATTTATAATATGATTGATAGGGATTTACTAAACAAATATCACAACTTAAATCAATTAAAAGCTTCTTTTGAAAGAATGGATACAAGACTCTCACCAAGATTAAAACAGAGAGAAACAGCCGTAAGTTACTTTGATAATGTGGTTGAAAATATAGATTTATTGGAAGATGATTTTTTGAATTTCTTTCCTCAACTTTGTCAAACTGTAAAAAAAGACTTAGATCATAACAAATTAAAACATTGGAATTTATAATAAAAAAGCTATATATAATAAGACATGCGAAATCCGATTGGAGTGATGACACTTTAAAAGATTTTGATAGACCTTTAAATAAAAGAGGTTTAAAAAATGCACCATTTATGGGAAGTTTATTAAAAAATAAGAATATTAATCCAGATTTGATTTTAAGCTCACCTGCTCTTCGAGCTATAACAACTGCCGAGATCATTGCAAATAGAGTTGAATACAAAAATAACATAGAAACAAATAAAAGTATCTATGAAACTCCTTATTCTACTTTAGAAAAAATTATCTATGAAATAGATGATAAAAATAATTCAGTTTTTTTCATAGGACATAATCCTGGACTTTCTGCCTTAATAAATCATTTATGCCAAACTAATTTAGATATTCCAACATGTGCAGTTGTGGAAATCTCTTTTGATACTGATTCTTGGGAAAAAATATCAAAAAAGAATACTGCTTTGATTTCATATGAATATCCTAAGAAATACACATAAAAATTAATTTACTTCTATTTGTACTCTTTTCAAATCAGGATAAAAAAATACACTAAAAGGCAGAATAAAAATCAA
This region includes:
- a CDS encoding acyl carrier protein phosphodiesterase, producing the protein MNWLAHVFLSEQKIDFQIGNFLADPLKGKTWEDASIDMKNGMATHKIIDSYTDSHEIVSCSKRRLREKGLLKPVIIDLTYDYFLTKNWDEFCKTSINEFSKVFYHQANKRTPYFPNHVNIPIYNMIDRDLLNKYHNLNQLKASFERMDTRLSPRLKQRETAVSYFDNVVENIDLLEDDFLNFFPQLCQTVKKDLDHNKLKHWNL
- a CDS encoding SLAC1 anion channel family protein — protein: MQQEEMIKSIPSDRLQFFPIMMFAIVMGLAGLTLVYKKVSEALFLPSIIYLVMMICTTIIFFIILYFYLLKIMKHKNEVKKEFSHPIRINFFAASSISILILSMIYRNTIDPLAQIFFIVGAVFHIFFTFYTIKFWINNNLEMQHSNPAWFIPIVGNLIVPIAGKGFIDDSVLYFYFSIGIFFWIILFSIILNRIIFHNQFAPKFMPTLFILIAPPAIGFISYVKLTGNLDFFAQILFNLGLFFTILVFVMYKNFINIKFFISWWAFTFPMAAITLATVLMYELTHKGFYAILSYILMVITSVIIVLVARQTIIHMNKKEICIME
- a CDS encoding aldo/keto reductase — its product is MDFRYIGKSGLRVSSICMGTMTFGSSSSRQEAFKILDKAYENGINFYDTAELYPVPPKKSYEGTTEIIVGEWLKTKARDSIILATKVSGAASGWFVPPTRHGLTAIDSFHIKRAVEGSLKRLDTDYIDLYQMHWPDTIVPIEESLKAFDELVREGKVRYIGTSNDTAYGLTKANETSKNRNITRFESIQNNFSLLNPRFLDELSTVCKNEKISLLPYSPIGGGVLSGKYNNAFYPDDARFSAYMKHENPRVQAQATRFVNDKTKAATIKYLELAKEYGISPVTLAVAYSKHFDFVASTIIGARKVEQLDESLAAFKFKIDDELMKKIEEIQKDILYPMG
- a CDS encoding PLDc N-terminal domain-containing protein, with protein sequence MWAYSFISIIRNTFKKRENKQLWLFLIFILPFSVFFYPDLKRVQIEVN
- a CDS encoding ATP-binding protein, with the protein product MTIKQRLYISFSLILFILMFIIGVFFYTLFNLNEVHNSQKHRYDQIRRVEKLKEYNNSFSWIALDIITDYEKMNIVKKRLEKANELFLNLKSQKTDTINNSESIKEKENLELIFLEFENIEKLIKQELYELVLKKEEKNFNLFNKKYEQISTLIQKLLIEEIDYLQDELNKTEKNTEDFIETIKLELVILLLVAIIISFIISGKIIKEIKDKLYKLNVGVLQLFKDDENSIKVDIGENNELSEITNNLNSYLEKQHEIIHSREELLRNISHELKTPIAKGKFLLENLKSKNASSEISSINRVFSDIEELTSKLLQREKLNFATLKSSEFKVSSLILEALSKLSIDDESKIKLEIKNDFYILADKYYLTIALKNLIDNALKYAEDFPIEIEAKNNRLNVKNIAQKLSNDLIYYIKPFTRDTNQQSGHGLGLNIVNKIIQKHNFKLEYDYKNSQNIFSIIFKNI
- a CDS encoding PAS domain-containing sensor histidine kinase, whose product is MTNIKLLTASLELIENEFFNTLTVSAVIWKNDENYTIHAISKNISKILGFSQENFINRKTIYSDLIHPDDLKKIISEIKNNVSEKKLEFTPEPYRIRNNKGIYKWIKMDIRIIYNKGEVSHFIGYISDCTLEKEILIEKEKDLIYYQTLIDNLPMLVWLKDKNSNFLAVNQSFANATTINEPSLTIGKNDFDVWSDEKLAKKYVHDDKLVLKSGKAKLVKEKILDKDQIKWFETFKAPVYNKEKKLLGTIGYAMDITNKFIVEEKMKLQYEQLELEKTKLSTIVSSLLDALWIKDADGKYLTCNKRFEDLYGAKQSEIIGKFDKDFVDEKLADFFRKHDIKAMHSDVPLSNYEELTFAKDGHTEYSHTIKTKVMLNDGSIYGVLGISRDISEIKKYQDKILEQKEEFETIFNFSKDGIAIIDLESNFLNCNESYCEMLGFTKEELLEKSCIELTIPEDKEKSIEGLERLLEKGFITNFEKRCLTKNNNIIYVNMSVSLLPDKKRLLIVTKNISDVKFIEEQSKLVSMGEMIGNIAHQWRQPLSIISTASTGVLFQKEFGVLTDKVLVDSMNSINNSAQYLSKTIDDFRNFIKNDKTEELTSITDALDFAINLTEASLKNNYINLIVNYEGDITIHAIKNELVQSFINLLNNAKDALITNIEEENRFIVITTKLIKDTLQITIKDSAGGIADEIMDRIFEPYFTTKQQSLGTGLGLSIVNKILRDKYHAKISVFNKKFECNNSTYYGACFKIIFNKEDL
- the nhaA gene encoding Na+/H+ antiporter NhaA — encoded protein: MKLYAPWEKAFKKVSTPFEEFLHAQTTTGLILIVMTIIALILANTSLYETYSHFFHMNIDFNVGSWALSHSLHHWINDGLMAIFFFLIGLEIKREITAGELSNLKVAILPILAAIGGMVFPALIYTSLNYETVGSAGWGIPMATDIAFAISALVLLGKRVPTALVTFLVALAIVDDLGAVIVIALFYTDTINMMALSLAGLMFVLMLAFNRFGIHMLLPYFIVGLLMWFFMLESGVHATIAGVLAALAIPSTPKRVPSTLTKEAKVLLDEYDKYPVDENYQINEEQKRILTNIRNKINEVETPAARLEHNLHLPVALIIIPIFALANAGIKIDFSSISTTIVEPVSLGIILGLIFGKVIGIFGVSYVAVKLKIAQLPKDSTLSQVFGVAFLGGIGFTMSIFVADLAFINNPELILQAKIGILSASLFSALFGYLWLRTISKK
- a CDS encoding malate dehydrogenase; protein product: MAKIKKSTIDLSKENLTFEERNQTIKLLNFKTDTMSLDIAIFEKDKFIKNSTMVFAHLPKKLKAKLNPTCK
- a CDS encoding SixA phosphatase family protein, whose protein sequence is MEFIIKKLYIIRHAKSDWSDDTLKDFDRPLNKRGLKNAPFMGSLLKNKNINPDLILSSPALRAITTAEIIANRVEYKNNIETNKSIYETPYSTLEKIIYEIDDKNNSVFFIGHNPGLSALINHLCQTNLDIPTCAVVEISFDTDSWEKISKKNTALISYEYPKKYT
- a CDS encoding response regulator transcription factor translates to MNKNVLLIEDNLELQNLISSFLKSYDYDCVVFSKPLEALKDFEENHHLYSIVILDLGLPGMDGFDLFKKLKEIKNIPIIISTARDDIGNKIHGFELGADDYLAKPYEPRELVLRIDATLKRYINDDKIKINDLTIDLDKKRVSLENQEIEFTKIESEIFFMFIENMNKVVSREDIVNQTSLKKDTKNRTIDMHVSNIRFKINDDSKEAKYIKSVWGIGYKFTNDN